From a single Rutidosis leptorrhynchoides isolate AG116_Rl617_1_P2 chromosome 5, CSIRO_AGI_Rlap_v1, whole genome shotgun sequence genomic region:
- the LOC139848400 gene encoding uncharacterized protein, with product MEGNKKKVLRTSKQVNDKQAIEYENERRARIADNERRLQEHGIKRIVESLNTEIAKSKKKTKKQSDSNNKDPEYTPEPEVETDAHQPRVEADTRGKATGKKPKRSFIAPQTMTRNANISTKRVTAISSASNVLSLNNQKRKGQVSETRVKNTLVQSSVEGHKEKGHQVDKSNGKKTKSTSRVTNGEFI from the exons ATGGAAGGAAACAAGAAGAAAGTTCTTAGAACATCCAAACAAGTTAATGATAAACAGGCGATTGAGTATGAAAATGAACGAAGGGCTAGGATTGCAGATAACGAAAGAAGATTACAGGAACATGGAATAAAACGTATTGTTGAGTCACTCAACACAGAGATTGCAAAATCGAAGAAAAAGACAAAGAAACAATCAGACTCTAACAATAAAGATCCAGAGTATACTCCTGAACCTGAGGTTGAGACTGATGCTCATCAACCTCGTGTTGAAGCAGATACAAGAGGGAAAGCTACTGGAAAG AAACCAAAGAGAAGCTTCATTGCTCCTCAAACCATGACAAGAAATGCTAATATATCAACAAAAAGAGTTACTGCTATTTCTAGTGCCTCCAATGTACTATCTTTAAACAACCAGAAGAGAAAGGGACAAGTAAGTGAAACGAGGGTAAAAAACACTCTAGTACAAAGTTCTGTGGAAGGTCATAAGGAAAAAGGTCATCAGGTAGATAAAAGTAATGGAAAAAAGACAAAGTCTACAAGTAGGGTCACAAATGGTGAGTTCATATAA